From the Bacillus solimangrovi genome, the window ATATTACGTGTCAATTAATATTAACTCTTCCATTGCAAAAAGTAATATAATTTCAAAAGGTTTTTAAAAGAAGAACCTTATTCATACCATTGTAGCATCAGCATAAAATTATACATGAATGTTTAAAAATCCATTAAATATCGAAGAAATCCTAGCTTCAAAGGTAGGTTCACTTTATTTCAGTATTGCCTAATCAACTCAAACTTAACAGGATAGCTTATATATGTAAAACAATTTTTACAAAAAAATAGATTACAAAAAATTTCTTACGGTTTGTTCAAATCATAAACATTTATTTGTAAAAATATGCTAAGTAATTAGTATAAGAAAAAAGCGGGACGAATCCCGCTTTTCTCAATTATCGACGTAAGCCGAGTTTAGTAATTACTTCACGGTAACGAGTAACATCTTTATTACGTAGATACGTAAGAAGATTACGACGTTTACCTACCATTTTTAGAAGACCGCGACGAGAGTGGTGGTCTTTCTTGTGTGTACGTAAATGTTCGTTCAAAGTGTTAATCTGTTCTGTTAGGACAGCAATTTGAACTTCTGGAGAACCTGTATCATTCTCGTGAGTTTTGAACTCATTAATAAGTTCTTGTTTGCGCTCTTGTGTTAAGGCCATCCTATTCACCTCCTAAATAATAATCCCCGATCACTGAGCAAACGTTGGTGACTCGTATTGCCAAGCAATGGTTCTAAATGAATGCCTTTAAGCATACGTTGATTATAATACTATGAATCTGGATAGAATGCAAGTACACCTTACATATTTGCCAGGATTTTTTCTGCTTTTGCTTTATCCTCTTTAATTTGTATGATTAATTCATCTACATTCGTAAACTTTTTTTCTTCACGAATTCTCTGTAACCACTTTACCGTAACTGTCTTCCCATAGATGTCTGCATTAAAATCAAAAACGTGTACTTCTAAAATTGGTTCAACTTTATCATCATGAAATGTCGGCTTATAGCCTAAATTACAGACACCATCAAGCCAAAGTCCATTAACGAGCATTTTAACTGCATATACACCTACAGGAGGCATTAAATACTTATCTGAAGCTTGTACATTTGCAGTTGGAAAACCAATAGTTCTTCCACGTTTATCTCCATCGACAACCAACCCTTGTACTTCATAGTGTCTTCCTAAAAGATCAGGGATTTGATGAACTGCACCTAGATGTATTTTTTCCCGTATAAGTGAAGAGCTAACTTTCTCATCATTATTTGCTACTTTACTGACAACCGTTTGTGTGAAAAATTCACGAGAATGGAAAGGTAAAGTTTCCATCGTTCCTTTTCCTAATCTGCCATACGAAAAGTCAAACCCCGCTACTACATGTTTTACTTTTAAATGAATAATAAATTCATCTACAAATTCTTGAGGAAAAAGTTCAGCGAAACTTTTGTCAAATTGAACAATGTATAATTCATCAATACCTAGCTGCTCAATTTGTCTCACTTTCTCATCTTGCGGAGTAATGTATCTAACATGCTGTGTCTGTTTCCGTAAGATGACAGATGGGTGAGGATAAAATGTCATTACAGCACTCTTTATGCCTCGTTTTTCTGCTTCATGCTTTGCCGTTAGAATAACTTTCTGATGTCCGAGATGAACACCATCAAAAAAACCAAGTGCCATTGCTTTATCTTCAACTTCTTCACCAGCTAGCTGGTGTGGATATGACAGATGGATCACTTTCATACTTTCACCTTCTTTTAACTTGTCTTAACACTTTCAATTCATCACGTTATATTGGCTCTTTGGGATCAAACTTTCAGACTGAAAATCAGCAGAATTTCAATGTAAGAAGCTGAAAGAAATACTATAATTCGTCTACAGAAAAATAGAAAAACCAAACACTGATCGAAATTCCACTGTATCTATTTATCATATCATTAAGCAAACTATTAGCTAACAGTGCAAAAACGATTAAATGACATAGTCAAAAAAACTTTTTAAATACGAAGTACTTTTTCTGGCTTCATTACACCAGGCTTACTTGGATGTGGTTTATAAATTGCAATACATTCATTTACTGTGTTCCACACGCCAAAACGTTCTAGACCTATACATTCTTTTGCTATAGGGAGGACTGCACCATTTTTCACTGCCTTCTCTAGTGTTTCATTAACTGTCAGTTTCGTCAATTTTGAAAGAGGAACTTCCATAGGAATTAAGTTGTAATTGTCCATTTCAATTTTATCAAATGTCACACAGTCTTCAAGTTGAAAACCTCCTGAAGAATGCCTAGTGAGCTTAGACATATGTGCTGGATACCCGAGCGCCTTCCCTATATCTACAGCAAGTGTACGCACATATGTACCTTTACTGCACGTAACACGGATAGAGAAAGTAGTATTCTTATCAGTAACAGGATCATTACTCAACATTGTAATGTCATGAATTGTGACGGTGCGTTCAGGACGTTCTACTGCTATTCCTTGCCTCGCATATTCATATAATTTTTTCCCATTCACCTTAACCGCTGAATACATTGGAGGGATTTGCGTAATATCTCCAATGAAGCTTTTCAATACAGCTTCAATATTTGCCACAGCAATTGTTTCAGCAACTGCTTTACTTTCGATAATATCACCATGTGCATCCTCTGTTTCTGTAGCAGTACCTAGCGTGATTTCAGCTTCATATTCCTTTTCACTTTCAGTAATATATTCAGCAATTTTTGTGGCTCTACCTATACAAAGTGGCAGCACACCATCTACTTCAGGATCAAGAGTTCCTGTATGACCCACTTTTTTTGTTTTTAACAACTTTCTTACTTTAAAAACACAATCATGAGAGGTCATCCCCCTCGGTTTATATAGAGGTAAGATTCCATCCATCTAATCTCTCCAATTCAATATGTACTTCACTCTCTAGTTAAAGTGACGGTCTTCTGCTTACTGAGTTCAATCGACTACAAAGTAACTTGACACCTTATTACTAACTTATAATCTCAAACAGATGGTAGTTGTAACAACATTTCTGTGAATTCTACTTTAATTCAAAAAGAAAGGATAGACCAGTTACAGTCTACCCTTGTTGAGATTATCATTATCCATCAGAAGGATCATTAATCTCATGCAATAAGTGCTCAATACGATTTCCTCGTTCAATTGTTTCATCAAATTCAAACAATATTTCAGGTGTTTTTCGCAACCGAATACGTTTGCCGATTTCAGAACGAATAAAACCGTTTGCTTTCGTAAGACCTTTTAGTGTATCTTGTTTTTGTTCTTCAGTACCGAGCACAGTGATATAGACCTTTGCTTGCTGCAAATCTCCTGTTACACGTACATCAGTCACTGTTACAAAACCTACACGAGGGTCTTTGATTTTGCGGCTTAAAATGTCGCCAAGCTCCTTTTTCATTTGCTCAGCTACACGTGTTGAGCGAATATTACTCATTATTAATCACCTCAAATTACAACCATTCATATGATGTGACGGTTCTTTCGATTTCTGGGAAGGAATCAATAAATTCCATCACTCGATTCAATTCCTTCTCTGCCGTCACTTGTTCTCTAGCTGCAACAGCAACCGTAAATTCAGTGCGTTGCCAAACTTGATGATGGTCAGTCTCTGCAATTGAAACATTAAAACGATTTCGGATACGTTCAATCACACGTTTTGTTATTGACCTTTTATCTTTAAGTGATTGAGCGTCGTAGATGATGCACTCACAGCGCACCACTCCGATCATTTTACTTCAATCTCTTCCATAACATACCCTTCAATAACATCGCCTTCTTTAATGTCATTGAATTTCGCGATTGTAATCCCACATTCATAACCTTGTGCAACTTCTTTCGCATCATCTTTAAAACGTTTTAAAGAATCGATCTCACCTTCGAAGACGACAATACCATCACGAAT encodes:
- the rpsO gene encoding 30S ribosomal protein S15 encodes the protein MALTQERKQELINEFKTHENDTGSPEVQIAVLTEQINTLNEHLRTHKKDHHSRRGLLKMVGKRRNLLTYLRNKDVTRYREVITKLGLRR
- the ribF gene encoding bifunctional riboflavin kinase/FAD synthetase, with translation MKVIHLSYPHQLAGEEVEDKAMALGFFDGVHLGHQKVILTAKHEAEKRGIKSAVMTFYPHPSVILRKQTQHVRYITPQDEKVRQIEQLGIDELYIVQFDKSFAELFPQEFVDEFIIHLKVKHVVAGFDFSYGRLGKGTMETLPFHSREFFTQTVVSKVANNDEKVSSSLIREKIHLGAVHQIPDLLGRHYEVQGLVVDGDKRGRTIGFPTANVQASDKYLMPPVGVYAVKMLVNGLWLDGVCNLGYKPTFHDDKVEPILEVHVFDFNADIYGKTVTVKWLQRIREEKKFTNVDELIIQIKEDKAKAEKILANM
- the truB gene encoding tRNA pseudouridine(55) synthase TruB; its protein translation is MDGILPLYKPRGMTSHDCVFKVRKLLKTKKVGHTGTLDPEVDGVLPLCIGRATKIAEYITESEKEYEAEITLGTATETEDAHGDIIESKAVAETIAVANIEAVLKSFIGDITQIPPMYSAVKVNGKKLYEYARQGIAVERPERTVTIHDITMLSNDPVTDKNTTFSIRVTCSKGTYVRTLAVDIGKALGYPAHMSKLTRHSSGGFQLEDCVTFDKIEMDNYNLIPMEVPLSKLTKLTVNETLEKAVKNGAVLPIAKECIGLERFGVWNTVNECIAIYKPHPSKPGVMKPEKVLRI
- the rbfA gene encoding 30S ribosome-binding factor RbfA, producing the protein MSNIRSTRVAEQMKKELGDILSRKIKDPRVGFVTVTDVRVTGDLQQAKVYITVLGTEEQKQDTLKGLTKANGFIRSEIGKRIRLRKTPEILFEFDETIERGNRIEHLLHEINDPSDG
- a CDS encoding DUF503 domain-containing protein, producing MIGVVRCECIIYDAQSLKDKRSITKRVIERIRNRFNVSIAETDHHQVWQRTEFTVAVAAREQVTAEKELNRVMEFIDSFPEIERTVTSYEWL